TGTCCCCGGCCGCTCCCGCATGAGCAAGGCGGAGCTGGAAAAGGCAGTCCGGTGATGAAAAATCCCGAGCCAACGCCCCCTCGCCCGCAGCAGGGCGCGCCGCAGAGCAACGCCCAGCCCGAATACAGCGCTGAGGACGTGCGCGGCGGCGAGATCATCCTCAGGACGCGCACCCGCCGCATCATCTTCATCGCCGGGCTCGCTGGCATCGTCGTCCTCGCGTTCCTGATCCGCATTTTCGCGTCCTGACAGCGGGACCATGCGGCTGCTGTGCGACGAGATGCTGGCGGGGCTGGCCCGCTGGCTGCGCGCCGCCGGGCACGACGCCGTGATGGCCGAACCCGGCGTTGCGGACCGCGATCTCGTCCGGCAAGCCCGTGAAGAAGGCCGGTGGCTGCTGACCCGCGACCGCTCTCTGGCGGCGCTCGGCGGCGAGGTGGCCCTCCTGCTGCCCGAGCCGCTGGACGCGCAGGCGGCTTTCCTCAGCCAGCGGCTGGGGCTCGACTGGCAGGAAGCCCCGTTCGAGCGCTGCCTCGTCGATAACACCTGCCTCGTTCCCGCAAAGCCGGAGGACCTTGCCGCCCTGCCGGCCGGGACGGAGGCCCTGCCGGGCCCGTTCCGCGCCTGCCCCGCCTGCCGCCGGATCTATTGGCCGGGCAGCCACGTGCGCCGCATGGCGGCGCGCCTGCAACGCTGGGCGGCGCTTGCGCCCTCGCCCCAGGGAACCGGGCCCAGTGTCGCGGGTTCGCAAGAGGAACCCTGGGAGATCGCCATGGCCGCAGACGAGATCAGGCCGCTTGCGCTTGTAACCGGCGGGTCGAGCGGCATCGGCTACGCGCTGGCGCAGGAATTCGCCAGCCACGGCTACGACGTGCTGATCGCCGCCGAGAACCTGCAGCATCTGGAGGAGGCCCGCGCCAGGCTGATGGCGGACGGCGCGCGGGTGAAAACCCACGCCAGCGACCTGGCGCGCGAAGAGGGGGTCGAGAGCCTTTATCAAGCGCTCCAGGGCCGCCCGGTCGATGTGCTGTGCGTCAATGCGGGCGTCGGCCTCAACGGCCCGTTCGTGGAGACGGACCTCCGGCGCGAACTCAGGATGATCGACCTCAACGTGCGCGGCGCGGTGCAACTGACCAAGCTGGTATTGCGGGACATGGCCGCCCGCGAGCATGGCAAAATTCTTTTCACCTCCTCCATTGCCGCCAGCCACCCTGCCCCGTTCGAGGCGGTTTACGGCGCGACCAAGGTTTTCCTGCGCTCCTTCGGCGAGGCGCTGCGGAACGAGCTGAAGGACACCGGCATCACAGTGACGGTGCTGATGCCCGGCGTCACCGACACCGCCTTTTTCGAGCGCGCCGAGATGATGGATACCAAGGCCGGGACCATGGAGAACAAGGACGACCCCGCCGAGGTGGCCAAGGCAGCCTTCGAGGCGCTGATGGAGGGCAAGCACAAGGTTGTGCCCACCCTCAAGAACAAGGTGATGAGCGCGGTCAGCGACATCATCCCGGCCCCCGCCGGGGCGCAGGCCCATCGCGGGCTGGCCGAACCGGGCACGGACAAGAAGGAGTAAGGCATGGACAAGCGCGACGAGGTCAAGCCGCCGATCCCTGAGCAGCAGCAGGAGACGCCCGGCACCACCGGGGAGATGACGCCAAGGCCGGACCACGGCGAGGACAGCTACAAGGGCTCCGGCCGCCTTCAGGACAAGAAGGCCGTTATCACCGGCGCGGACAGCGGCATCGGCCGGGCCATCGCCATCGCCTTCGCCCGCGAAGGCGCGGACGTGCTGATTTCCTACCTGAGCGAGCATGACGACGCCAAGGAGACCGCCCGCTGGGTGGAGGAAGCCGGGCGCAAGGCGGTGCTGGTGCCCGGCGACATTCAGGACGCGAACCATTGCCGCTCGATCATCGACAGGGCGGTCAAGGAATTCGGGCGGATCGACGTTCTGGTCAACAACGCCGCCCACCAGATGACCTACGAGGAGCTGGGCGACATTCCCGACGAGGAGTGGGATGCCACCTTCCGCACCAACATCCATTCGATGTTCTACCTCACCAAGGCGGCGGTGCCGCACATGAAGGCGGGCGGGGCGATCATCAACACCACCTCCATCAACGCGGACAAGCCCAACCCGACGCTGCTCGCCTATGCCGCCACCAAGGGGGCGATCCAGAACTTCACGGCCGGGCTCGCCCAGCTGTTGGCGGAGAAGGACATCCGCGCCAACTGCGTCGCGCCGGGGCCGGTGTGGACGCCGCTGCTGCCCTCCACCATGCCGCCCGAGACGGTGAAGGACCTGGGCAAGGCCTATCCCATCGGCCGCCCGGCCCAGCCGCGGGAGCTGGCCCCGGTTTACGTGATGCTGGCGAGCGACGAGGCCAGCTACGTCTCCGGCGCGACCGTGGCGGTGACCGGCGGCAAGCCGTTCATGTAACCCGGCGCTCAAGGCCGCTCCTGGAAAAGACCCCCTCAGCGGGGGTCTTTTTTTGCGACCCGCGTTCAACCCCTGGCCTGCCTCTTCGTACCTTCATCATCAATATGGGAGAGCAGATCATGCCGGTGTGGCTTGAAGCCGGGTTGTGGTCGCTGCTGGGGGCCTCGTCGCTGCTGATCGGCGCGGCCCTTGGCTATGCTGTCCAGTTTCCTGCGCGCCTCACCGCGGGCATCATGGCCTTCGGCTGCGGCGTCCTGATCTCGGCCGTCGCCTACGATCTCATCATGGTCGGTTTTCAGGAAGGCGGCCTCTGGCCGATCATCGCCGGGGCGCTGGCGGGCTCTGCCGCCTACACCTTTGCTGACTGGCTCATCATGAAGCGGGGCGGCCGCTATCGCAGGCGCTCCGGCGAAAGCCAGCAGAGCCAGGGGGACGTCGGCAGGATCATCGCCATCGGGGCCCTGCTCGATGGCGTGCCTGAATGCATCGTGCTGGGCATCGGCCTGCTGCGCGGCAGCGGCATCAGCCTTGCCATGCTGGCGGCGATTTTCCTCTCCAACCTGCCGGAGGCGCTCACCAGCGCCATCAGCCTGAAACGCGCCGGAAGCGGCAAGGTCTACATCATCGGCCTGTGGGTTGGAGTTGCCGTGCTGTCCAGCCTCGCGGCGCTGATCGGCACAGCCCTTCTCGGCCGGGCCGCACCGTGGCTGGTGGCAACGGTCAACGCCGTGGCCGCCGGGGCGCTCCTCACCATGATCTCCGATACCATGCTTCCCGAAGCCGTGGAGCAGGGACACAGAGGCACCGGCGCCCTCGTCGTCCTTGGCCTGCTCGTCGCCTTCGCCCTCTCCCACGCCGGATAGGAAAGTTTGGGGAATCGGCGATCCCGGCCTCTAGAGGGATGCTTGACAGATAGGCTGCGCCACGACATGGTAGCGCTATCAATAAAACAGAAGGTTGGGGAGAGTACCCGTGCACACCGATGGCCTGTTTGCCGCATCCATGCTGCCGGAAGACTGGCGCGAAGGGCTGCTTGTCGGCCGCCTGCAAACCCCGGCAGGCCCCAGCCCGGTTCTGGTGCGCGATGGCCGGGTGCACGACATGGCGCGCATCGCCCCCACCGTCTCCGCGCTGCTTGAGCTGGACACCCTTTCCTCCCTAGAAGGCACCGTGCTCGGCGATCTGGAATCGCTCGGGATCGGCGGCACAGGCAGCGCGGCCCCCTATTCCCTCCTCTCCCCGGTCGATCTCCAGTGCGTGAAGGCGGCGGGCGTCACCTTCGCCGTCTCCGCCATCGAGCGGGTGATCGAGGAGCGCGCCCGCGGCGTCGCCGGCGAGGCGGCGGCCGTGCGCGCCAAGCTGGAGGCGCGCGTCGGCAGCAGCATCCGCTCGGTCGTGCCCGGCACGGCGGAGGCCGCCGCGCTCAAGGCCGTGCTCATCGAGGAAGGCCTGTGGTCGCAATATCTGGAAGTGGCGATCGGGCCGGATGCGGAAATCTTCACCAAGGCCCCGGTGCTCTCCTCCGTCGGCTGGGGCGCGGAGGTGGGCGTGCGCTCCGATTCCAGCTGGAACAACCCGGAGCCGGAGGTGGTGCTGATCGCCAACGGCGCGGGCAAGGCCGTGGGCGCAACGCTCGGCAACGACGTGAACCTGCGCGACTTCGAGGGGCGCAGCGCGCTCCTCCTCGGCAAGGCGAAGGACAACAACGCCTCCTGCGCGCTGGGGCCGTTCATCCGCCTGTTCGATGCCACCTTCACCATGGACGACGTGCGCGACGCGGTGATCGATTTGCGGATCGAGGGGCCGGAAGGCTACCGCCTCACCGGCACCTCCTCCATGCGCGAGATCAGCCGCGATCCCGAAGAGCTGCTGCGCCAGGCGCTGAGCGAGCACCAGTATCCGGACGGCTTCGCCCTGATGCTCGGCACCCTGTTCGCCCCCGTGCAGGACCGGGACGAGGCCGGGCGCGGCTTCACCCACAAGCCCGGCGACATCGTGCACATTTCAACGCCGCGCCTCGGCGCGCTGGTCAACCGCGTCACCACCTCCAAAGCCGCCGCGCCATGGACCATGGGCATTCAGGCGCTGATGGCCAACCTTGCCGCGCGCGGCCTCCTGTAAGCGCCGCCGCGCGCCGCTGCCGCCCGAGTGCGAACCCGAACAAGTACCTGTTAAAGTTGGAGATTGAATACGTGTCCCAGGCTGCGTCCTCAGCGTTCAAACCCGCGATTTACCCGAGCCTGCGCGACCGGCGCGTGCTGATTACCGGCGGCGGCTCGGGCATCGGGGCGTCCCTCGTCGAGGCCTTCGCCCGCCAGGGCGCGCGTGTGGCATTCATCGACATCGCCGAGGCGGACTCCCGCGCGCTTGTGGAGCGGCTCAGCGACTGCGCCTGGCGGCCCAGCTTCCACCACTGCAACCTTACCGACATTGAGCGCCTGCAAGCCACCCTCGCCGCCATCGAGGCCGAGATCGGCAGCATTCAAATTCTGGTCAACAACGCCGCCAACGACGACCGCCACGCCATCGCCGACGTGAGCCCGGCCTATTGGGACGACCGCATGGCGGTCAACCTGCGGCACCTGTTCTTCTGCTCGCAGGCGGTTGCGTCAGGCATGAAGGCGGCGGGCGGCGGCGTCATCCTCAATTTCGGCTCCATCTCCTGGCACCTCGCCCTGCCCGACATCGTGCTCTACCAGACCGCCAAGGCGGGCATCGAGGGCATGACCCGCGCCATGGCGCGCGACCTCGGCGCGGACAAC
The window above is part of the Pedomonas mirosovicensis genome. Proteins encoded here:
- a CDS encoding SDR family NAD(P)-dependent oxidoreductase is translated as MRLLCDEMLAGLARWLRAAGHDAVMAEPGVADRDLVRQAREEGRWLLTRDRSLAALGGEVALLLPEPLDAQAAFLSQRLGLDWQEAPFERCLVDNTCLVPAKPEDLAALPAGTEALPGPFRACPACRRIYWPGSHVRRMAARLQRWAALAPSPQGTGPSVAGSQEEPWEIAMAADEIRPLALVTGGSSGIGYALAQEFASHGYDVLIAAENLQHLEEARARLMADGARVKTHASDLAREEGVESLYQALQGRPVDVLCVNAGVGLNGPFVETDLRRELRMIDLNVRGAVQLTKLVLRDMAAREHGKILFTSSIAASHPAPFEAVYGATKVFLRSFGEALRNELKDTGITVTVLMPGVTDTAFFERAEMMDTKAGTMENKDDPAEVAKAAFEALMEGKHKVVPTLKNKVMSAVSDIIPAPAGAQAHRGLAEPGTDKKE
- a CDS encoding glucose 1-dehydrogenase, whose amino-acid sequence is MDKRDEVKPPIPEQQQETPGTTGEMTPRPDHGEDSYKGSGRLQDKKAVITGADSGIGRAIAIAFAREGADVLISYLSEHDDAKETARWVEEAGRKAVLVPGDIQDANHCRSIIDRAVKEFGRIDVLVNNAAHQMTYEELGDIPDEEWDATFRTNIHSMFYLTKAAVPHMKAGGAIINTTSINADKPNPTLLAYAATKGAIQNFTAGLAQLLAEKDIRANCVAPGPVWTPLLPSTMPPETVKDLGKAYPIGRPAQPRELAPVYVMLASDEASYVSGATVAVTGGKPFM
- a CDS encoding ZIP family metal transporter, whose amino-acid sequence is MPVWLEAGLWSLLGASSLLIGAALGYAVQFPARLTAGIMAFGCGVLISAVAYDLIMVGFQEGGLWPIIAGALAGSAAYTFADWLIMKRGGRYRRRSGESQQSQGDVGRIIAIGALLDGVPECIVLGIGLLRGSGISLAMLAAIFLSNLPEALTSAISLKRAGSGKVYIIGLWVGVAVLSSLAALIGTALLGRAAPWLVATVNAVAAGALLTMISDTMLPEAVEQGHRGTGALVVLGLLVAFALSHAG
- a CDS encoding fumarylacetoacetate hydrolase family protein, producing the protein MLPEDWREGLLVGRLQTPAGPSPVLVRDGRVHDMARIAPTVSALLELDTLSSLEGTVLGDLESLGIGGTGSAAPYSLLSPVDLQCVKAAGVTFAVSAIERVIEERARGVAGEAAAVRAKLEARVGSSIRSVVPGTAEAAALKAVLIEEGLWSQYLEVAIGPDAEIFTKAPVLSSVGWGAEVGVRSDSSWNNPEPEVVLIANGAGKAVGATLGNDVNLRDFEGRSALLLGKAKDNNASCALGPFIRLFDATFTMDDVRDAVIDLRIEGPEGYRLTGTSSMREISRDPEELLRQALSEHQYPDGFALMLGTLFAPVQDRDEAGRGFTHKPGDIVHISTPRLGALVNRVTTSKAAAPWTMGIQALMANLAARGLL
- a CDS encoding SDR family NAD(P)-dependent oxidoreductase; translated protein: MSQAASSAFKPAIYPSLRDRRVLITGGGSGIGASLVEAFARQGARVAFIDIAEADSRALVERLSDCAWRPSFHHCNLTDIERLQATLAAIEAEIGSIQILVNNAANDDRHAIADVSPAYWDDRMAVNLRHLFFCSQAVASGMKAAGGGVILNFGSISWHLALPDIVLYQTAKAGIEGMTRAMARDLGADNIRVNTIVPGAIRTPRQDALWHDAEEEARILSQQCLKARVMPADVAAMALFLASDDARMCTGHSYFIDAGWR